Below is a window of Nocardioides sp. S-1144 DNA.
ATCCTCACCGACCAGGCCGCCGAGACGATGTACGTCAGCGGGCTGCTCCAGGCCGCCGCGCTCGACGTCGTCACGCAGCCCGGCTGGGGCACCCACCGCCGCGGCCTGCGCGAGCGGCTCGGCGCGCGCCGCGACCTGCTCGCCGCGGCGCTGCGGGAGCACGCACCGAGCGTCGAGGTCGAGCACCTGCCGCCGGGCGGGCTGAACCTCTGGGTCCGGCTGCCCGACCACACCGACCTGGACGCCGTGGTGCTCGGCTGCGAGCGCCGGGGGCTGGTGGTGGCCCCGGGCGCCGAGTGGTTCCCGGCGGAGCCGCCGGCGCCGCACGTGCGGCTGAGCTACGCGGGACCGAACCCCGCCGCGTTCGCGGACGCCGCGACCATCCTCGAGCAGGCGGTCGTCGCGGCCCGTCCCTGAGCCCCGCGACGTCTCGACGCCGGCGCCGTCACGGGCCCTCGACCACGGTCTCCCAGCGGGCCCGCCGCTCGTCGTCGTCCTGCTCCCACCAGGGGGTGCCCCGCTCACCGAGCGCGACCTTGGCGGCCTGGACGCCGGCGCGGGAGCGGGCCTCCTCGTCGGTGCCGCGGGTGCGCCGGACGTCGCGGCGCCAGGCCATCAGCACCTTCTGGAGCTCGGCCCGCCGCTCCTTGGGGATGTCGGGGTCGGTCGCGCGCCAGCGCCGCCCGTCGATGACGACGTGGTGACCGTCCTCGGTGTGCTCCGGGCTCACGTCGCCTGCCCGTTCGCCACGCCGGCCTCGAGGGTGGACCGGTCGATCACCCGGCGGGCCCGGCGGCGCCAGCGCCAGATCTGCAGGAGGCCGACCGCCCACAGCACGTACTGCGCGCTCATCGCCCAGCGGAACGCCTCGGGCGAGTAGTCGGTGGAGGCGCCCGGCGTGCGCCAGTCGAGGATCAGCCCGACCGTGACGACCAGGATCAGGCTGGCCACGAACCCGGCCTGGTTGATGATCCCGGTGGCGCTGGCCAACCGCTCCGCGGGGTTCGAGGTGCGCGCCATGTCGAAGCCGATCATCGAGGCCGGCCCGCCGAGCCCCACGACCTGGGTCAGCAGGACCAGCAGCCACAGCGGCGCCTGCCCGGGCCACGCCAGGACGGCGGTCCACACCAGCACGATCGACCAGACGATGACCAGCACCATCGAGGACCGGTGCCACGGGTGCCGGCCGACGAGCAGCCCGAGCAGCGGGCCGGCGTACATGATCGCCACGACGATGAGGGTCAGCAGCACCCCGGCCGTCGCCTCCGAGAGCCCCTCGCCCTGCACGAGGAACGGGTAGCCCCACAGCAGGCTCAGCGTGGTCGCGCTGAACTGCGAGGTGAAGTGCATCCAGAAGCCCAGGCGGGTGCCGGGGTGCGCCCACGACGCCGCGAGGCTGCTCCGGACGACGCCCAGCGACAGCCGGGCCCCGACCTCGCGCCGCTGGGACGGCGCGTCGCGGACCACCAGCAGGAGTGCGGCGACCAGCGCGATGCCGACCGACGCGGCCGCGAGGTAGGTCCCGGTCCACCCGAACTCGCGCAGCGCGAACGTCATCGGCACCGCGGCCGCCACCGCGCCGGCCTGGCCGAGGGTGCCGGTGACCTGGGTGATGAGCGGGACCCGCCTCGGCTCGAACCAGCGGCTGACCAGCCGCAGCACGCAGATGAAGGTGAGCGCGTCGCCGATGCCGACGACCACCCGCGCCGCCACCGCCGCCGGGTAGGACTCGGCGAGCGCGAAGCCCGCCTGCGCACCGGTGAGCAGCACGGTGCCGAGCAGCATCACCGCCTTCGGCCCGAACCGGTCGACCAGCAGCCCGACGGGGACCTGCATCGCGGCGTAGACGAGCAGCTGGAGCATCGTGAACGTCGCCAGCTGGGCCGCCGACAGGTCGAACCGCTCGGTGGCCGCGATCCCGGCGACCGCGAGCGAGCTGCGGTGGAAGACGGCGACGAAGTAGACCGTCAGGGCGACCGCCCACACGCTCCAGGCCCGTCGCCCGCCGAGCGGGGACGAGGTGCTGGTCACTCCCCGGACTGTACGACCGCGGGAGCGCCGGCCCCCACCCAGGCTCTGGCGGTGGACGGCCGGGGGTGACGTCGCCCGCCGACGGTCACGAGGCAGTCCTCCTCACTTCGTCGCCTCCATCATCTGGCGCAACTCGCGCTTGAGGTCGTTGATCTCGTCGCGGAGCCGCCCGGCCAGCTCGAACTGCAGCTCGGCGGCGGCCTGCTTCATCTGGTCGGTGAGGTCCTGGATCAGCTGGGCCAGCTCGGAGCTGGGCAGCCCGGCGAGGTCCTTGGCGTGGTGGCCGCTGGCCTTGTCGCCCAGCACCGGCACCGTCTGGCGGGCCTTGACCCCGCCGGCCCGGCCCTTGGCCGCGGTGCCGGCCCACGTCTGGAGCAGCGCCTCGGTGTCCTCGCTGTCGCGGTTGAGCATCTCGGTGATGTCGGCGATCTTCTTGCGCAGCGGCTGCGGGTCGACGCCGGCCGCCTTGTTGTAGGCCACCTGCTTCTCGCGACGCCGGTTGGTCTCCTCGATCGCCGACTCCATCGAGGGGGTGATCTTGTCGGCGTACATGTGGACCTGGCCGGACACGTTGCGCGCGGCGCGCCCGATCGTCTGGATCAGGGACTTGTCGGAGCGCAGGAAGCCCTCCTTGTCGGCGTCGAGGATCGCCACCAGCGACACCTCGGGCAGGTCGAGGCCCTCGCGCAGCAGGTTGATGCCGACCAGGACGTCGTACTCGCCCATCCGCAGCTCCCGGAGCAGCTCGATGCGGCGCAGGGTGTCGACCTCCGAGTGCAGGTAGCGCGTGCGGATGCCGGCGTCGAGGAGGTAGTCGGTGAGGTCCTCGGACATCTTCTTGGTCAGCGTCGTGACCAGGACCCGCTCGTCCTTCTCGGTGCGGGTGCGGATCTCGTGGATCAGGTCGTCGATCTGGCCCTTGGTCGGCTTGACGACGACCTCGGGGTCGATCAGGCCGGTCGGCCGGATGATCTGCTCGACGACGTCGCCGCCGACCTTGTCGAGCTCGTAGTTGCCGGGCGTCGCGGAGAGGTAGATGGACTGGTCGACGCGGTCGAGGAACTCCTCCCAGCGCAGCGGCCGGTTGTCCATCGCGCTGGGGAGCCGGAACCCGTGGTCGACGAGGTTGCGCTTGCGCGACATGTCGCCCTCGTACATGCCGCCGATCTGCGGGACGGCGACGTGGGACTCGTCGACGACCACGAGGTAGTCCTCGGGGAAGTAGTCGAGCAGGCAGTTGGGCGCGCTGCCGCGGGTGCGGCCGTCCATGTGCATCGAGTAGTTCTCGATGCCGGCGCACGAGCCGACCTGCCGCATCATCTCCACGTCGTAGGTCGTGCGCATCCGCAGCCGCTGGGCCTCGAGCAGCTTGCCCTGGCGCTCGAAGGAGGCCAGCTGCTCGACCAGCTCGGCCTCGATGCCGCGGATCGCGCGCTCCATGCGCTCGGGACCGGCCACGTAGTGGGTGGCGGGGAAGACGTAGAGCTCCTTGTCCTCGGTCAGGACCTCGCCGGTGACGGCGTGCAGCGTCATCAGCCGCTCGATCTCGTCGCCGAAGAACTCGATGCGCACCGCGTGCTCCTCGTAGACCGGGAAGATCTCGAGGGTGTCGCCGCGGACCCGGAAGGTGCCGCGGGTGAAGGACATGTCGTTGCGCGTGTACTGGATCTCCACGAGCTGGCGCAGGATCGAGTCGCGGTCGCGCTCCTCACCGACGCGCAGGCGGAGCATCCGGTCGACGTACTCCTGGGGGGTGCCCAGGCCGTAGATGCACGAGACCGTGGAGACCACGATGACGTCGCGCCGCGTCAGCAGCGAGTTGGTCGCCGAGTGCCGCAGCCGCTCGACCTCCTCGTTGATCGAGGAGTCCTTCTCGATGTAGGTGTCGGTCTGCGGGACGTAGGCCTCGGGCTGGTAGTAGTCGTAGTAGGAGACGAAGTACTCGATCGCGTTCTCCGGGAACAGCTGGCGCAGCTCGTTGGCGAACTGCGCGGCCAGCGTCTTGTTGGGCTGCAGGACGAGCATCGGGCGCTGCACCTGCTCGGCCACCCAGGCGATCGTGGCCGTCTTGCCGGTGCCGGTCGCGCCGAGGAGGACGACGTCCTTGACGCCGCCCTCGACCCGGCGGGTGATCTCCTTGATGGCCGCCGGCTGGTCGCCGGACGGGGAGTAGTCGGAGATGACCTTGAACGGGGCCAGGCGGCGCTGGAGGTCGGTGACGGGGCGCATGTGAGGAGCCTACGACCGGCCACCGACAACCTCCGGGCGAGCGGGCGTCCGGGCCCCCGGGCGCCGGTCAGAGCAGCGGGCGGAGGGGGGCCAGGAAGGCCTCGGTGAACTTGCGGTGCAGGTCGCGGGCCTCCCACTCGCCCTGTGTCAGCTCGACGGTGTTCGACTCGTCGGTCCGGAAGATCTCCTCGAGCTGGGCGGCAAGACCGGCGTCGATGATCTCCACGTTGATCTCGTAGTTGCCGGTGAGGCTGAGCCGGTCGATGTTGGCGGTGCCGACCGTCGACCAGGTGCCGTCGACCGTGGCGGTCTTCGCGTGCACCATCGCGCCGCGGAACCGCAGCACCTTGACCCCGGCCTCGAGCAGCTGGGAGAAGTACCCGCGCGAGATCCAGTCGGCGACGATGTGGTTCGACTTCAGCGGGATCAGCAGCCGCACGTCGACGCCGCGCCGCGCGGCGTGCTTCATCGCGTCGACGAAGTCCTGGTCGGGGATGAAGTAGGCGGTGGTGATCCAGACGTTGGTGCTGGCGCGGTTGATCGCCTCGAGGTACATCGAGCGGATCGGGAACATCCACAGCCGGGGCACGTTGCGCTGCACCCGGATCCGCGGCTCCCAGGTGGAGGCCGTCTCGAGCAGCAGCGGCCGCTCGCTGTGGCGCACGCGGCGCCGGCGGTGCAGGTTCCAGAAGTCCGCGAAGGCCCGCTTCAGGTCCCAGACGCCGGGGCCGCTGATCCGGACGTGGGTGTCGCGCCACTCGGTCTCGTAGGCGTCGCCGATGTTGTAGCCGCCCACGAAGCCGACCGTGTCGTCGACGACGAGGATCTTGCGGTGGTCGCGCCCGTAGCGGCGCAGGTCGAAGAAGCGCCAGCCGGCCGACCAGACCGGGTACTTGAGCACCTTCATGTTGGCGGGGAAGTGCTTGAAGACCGGCGAGACGACGAGGTTGGCGAAGCCGTCGTAGATGCAGTAGACCTCGACGCCGCGGTCGGCGGCGTCGGCCAGCGCCTTCTTGAACCGCTCGCCGGTGGCGTCGCCCTTCCAGATGTAGGTCTCGAAGAGCACCTGGCGCTGCGCGCCCTCGATCGCCGCGAGCATGTCGTCGTAGAGGTCGCGCCCGAAGGTGTAGGTCGTGACCGCGCTCTCCTCGATGTCGACGGTCCGCGGCGGCGTCGTGGGGAACGCCTTCGGCTTCTTGCCCCGACGGCGGTAGGAGTCGACCAGCGACATCGTCACCGCGATGGCGACCTGCAGGCCGAGGATCGTCAACAGGGTGCGGCGAGCCCGCCTCATCAGCCGCTCCACGTCGATCCGCACGGCGTCAACCTAGCCTGCGCGCCCGAACCGCCGCGGGGCGCGCGGCGCACGTCGTGGGCCGCGTCACGGGCCACGGTGCGAGACCGGAGCACCGGGTGCCCGGTCGGGGCCGTTGAATCTCCCGGGTGAGCCTCGCCGTCCGACCTCCCGCCACCGTGGGCACCGCCCGCCGCTGGGCCATGCTCGCGGCGAGCACGCTCGCGCAGGCCGCGTGCGCGGTGATGGCGCACGGGCCGGCGTTCCTGATCCCCGCGCTGCACGACCAGCGGGGCCTGAGCCTCGCCGAGGCCGGCGTCGTCGCCGCGGCGCCGACGGTGGGGGTGATGCTCACCCTGGTCGCGTGGGGCCTGCTGACCGACCGCCGCGGCGAGCGCCTGGTGCTGGTCTCCGGACTGGTCCTGACCACGCTCGCCGGCCTCGCCGCCGTCCTCGTCGACGGGCTGGTGCCGCTGACCCTCGCCCTCTTCCTCGGCGGGGCCGCCTCCGCGTGCAGCGCGGCGGCGTCCGGCCGGGTCGTGGTGGGCTGGTTCCCGCCGCACCGGCGCGGGCTGGCGATGGGGATCCGGCAGATGGCGCAGCCCGTGGGCGTCGGCGTCGCCGCCGTCAGCATCGCCACCGTCGCGGACCGGCACGGCGTCGGCGCCGCGCTGTGGGTGCCGACGATCGCGACCGCCGTCGCCGCGCTCGTCGTCGTGCTCGTCGTCCTCGACCCGCCGCGGCCGCCCGCGAAGGACGGCCCGGCGCCGAGTCCCTACCGCGGGGACGGCTTCCTCGCCCGCGTGCACGGGGTCTCGATGCTGCTGGTCGTCCCGCAGTTCGTGGTGTGGACCTTCGCGCTGGTCTGGCTGGTGCAGGACCGCGACTGGTCCCCCGCCGCGGCCGGTGCCCTCGTGGCCGTCGCCCAGGTGGTGGCCGCGCTCGGCCGGATCGCGGCCGGCCAGCTCTCGGACGTCGTCGGCTCGCGCACCCGGCCGCTGCGGTGGGTCGCGGTCGCGGCGGCGGTGGCGATGGGCCTGCTGGGCCTCGCCGCGGGGCTGGACTCGGCCGTCGCGGTGCCGCTCATGGTCGTCGCGACCGCGCTGACCGTGGCCGACAACGGACTCGCCTTCACCGCGGTGGCCGAGCGGGCCGGGCCGCACTGGTCGGGTCGGGCACTCGGGCTCCAGAACACCGCGCAGTTCCTCACCGCCGCCCTGGTGCCGCCGCTGGGCGGGCTCGCGGTGATCCACGCGGGGTACGCCGCGACGTTCGCGCTGGCCGCGGTGTTCCCGGTGGTCGCCGTGGCGCTCGTGCCGGTGCGCGGCGAACGTCCGCTCGGCTGAGGACCCCCGCGGGACACGGGGAACAGAAGTAGGACGACCCGCTCGGCTCCTCCCCAGGAGCGGTGAGCGGGTCGTCCTCTGTGCTTCTTCGGCACGGGCCCGGTGTGCTGCGATCCCCCCAGATCGAGATCAGCACACCCCTGGCCCGGCGTCGTCGCCTCGGCTCCCCCCGGAACCTTGCGACAGGTAGAACACTACGGCGGTCCCGGCACGCGCGGTCCACACGCAGGTCACGGCTGGTGCAGACCTTGGTAACAACCTGGTCTCAGGGGCCGCCGCGGCGCTGGCCGGGCGACACCGAACCCCCCGGGAGGTGCCCGCGCGGCGCCATCCGGGCCCCGTGTCGCGGGCGGTGCAGCCGGGCCATCGCCACCAGCGCGGGCACCCGGCCGCGCTGCGGCCGCCACGGCTCGAGGTAGGCCGCGAGCTCCTCGTCGTCGAACGGCGTGCCGGTCAGCGCCCAGCCGACGTCCTTGGCGACGTGGTAGTCGCCGAACGAGACCGCGTCGGGGTCGCCGAGGACGCGCTGGCGGACCTCCGCGCTGGTCCACACCCCGATGCCGGGCAGCGACCGGAGCCGCCGGTCGGCGTCGTCGGGCGCGAGGTCGACGAGCCGCTCGAGGGAGTCGGCCACCCGCGCCGCGGTGACGATCGCCCGTGAGCGAGCCGGGTCGACGTGCAGGCGCAGCCACTCCCACGACGGGATCGTGCGCAGGACGTCGGCGGCCGGCTGCACCCACAGCCGGTGCTCGGCGCCCGGCCCGGGCGCCCGCTCGCCGAAGCGGTGCACGAGCATCCGGAACCCCGCGAACGCCTCCTGCCCGGTGACCTTCTGCTCGATGATCGACGGCACGAGCGACTCCATCAGCAACCCCGTGCGCCCGAGGCGGGCGTGCGGGTGCCGGCGCAGCGCGTCGGCGAGGACCGGGTGCCGCGGCTCGAACTCCTCCCAGCTGTCGAGGGCGCCCAGCAGCGCGGGCAGCGTCTCGAGGGCCCAGTCGGCGCCCGGGCCCCACGCCTCGGCGTGGACCGTGCCCTCGGCGGGGCGCGGCTCGACGACCAGGGTGGCCGGACCCAGCGGCGTGCGGGAGCCGCGCCAGGTGCGGCCGGCGTCGTCGCGGCGCATCGTGGGGTCGCCGCCGCCACGGCGCTGCTGGCCGAGGACGGCGGTCACCGGGCAGGGCCAGTCGGGTCGCCACACCCGCGTCGCTCCGGCCTGCGTCATGCCCTCGAGGGTAGGGCGCGACGGGGACAGCCCCGCCCGCGCCGCCTCGACGGGTGGACGCGCCCGGGGGTGGCGCGGTGTTGGATGACGAGATGCTGCTTCTTGACGTGGTGGAGACCTCGGCGGCCGTCGCCGCCACCCGGTCGCGCAAGGCCAAGGCCGCCGCGATCGCCGACCTGCTGGCCCGCTGCGGGCGCGACGAGGTCGAGCTGGTCGCCGCCTACGTCGGCGGCGCCCTCCGGCAGCGCCGCACCGGCGTGGGCTGGCGCGGGATCGGCACGCTCCCGGCGCCGGCCGCCGCGCCGTCCCTGACCGTGGTCGAGGTCGACGCCGCGTTCGAGGCGCTGGCGGCGCTGGCCGGCACCGGCTCGCAGGCCGCGCGCCGCGAGGCCGTGGCCCGGCTGTTCGGCGCCGCGACGGCGTCCGAGCAGGCGTGGTTGCGTGCGGTCGTGACCGGCGCGGTGCGCCAGGGCGCGCTCGACGCCGTCGTCCAGGAGGCGGTCGCGGCCGCGGCCGGGGTGCCGCTGGCGGCGGTGCGCCGGGCGGCGATGCTGGCCGGCTCCACCACGGCGGTCGTCGCCACGGCGTTCGACGGCGGCGAGGAGGCGCTCGCCGCGGTCGGGCTCGAGGTCGGCCGGCCGGTGCTGCCGATGCTGGCGTCGTCGGCGACGTCCGTGGCCGAGGCGCTGGTCAGGGTCGGCGCCACCCCGGCGGCCCCCGCGGCGGTCGACACCAAGCTCGACGGCATCCGGGTCCAGGTGCACCGCGACGGCGACGACGTCCTGGTGGTGACGCGCAGCCTCGACGACATCACCGCCCGGCTGCCCGAGGTGGTCGCGGCCGTCCGTGCGCTGCCGGCCCGGCGCCTCGTGCTCGACGGCGAGGTGCTCGCCCTCGACGACGCCGGCCGGCCCCGGCCGTTCCAGGAGACCGCGTCGCGCACCGCCATGGGCGAGGGCGTGGTGGTGACCCCGTTCTTCTTCGACGTGCTGCACCTCGACGGCCGCGACCTCCTCGACGCTCCCGGAGCCGAGCGGGCCGCCGAGCTGGAGGCGCTGGTGCCGGCCCGGCACCGGGTGCAGCGGCTGGTCACCGCCGACGCCGCCGAGGCCGACGTCTTCGTGGCCGGGGTGCTGGCCGCCGGTCACGAGGGTGTCGTCGTCAAGGACCTCGCCGCTCCGTACGCCGCCGGCCGCCGCGGGGCGGCGTGGGTCAAGGTCAAGCCGGTCCACACCCTCGACCTCGTGGTCCTGGGCGTCGAGTGGGGCTCCGGGCGGCGCGAGGGCTGGCTCTCCAACATCCACCTCGGGGCCCGCGACCCCGACCGGCCGGGCGCGCCCGACGAGTTCGTGATGCTCGGCAAGACGTTCAAGGGGATGACCGACGAGATCCTCGCCTGGCAGACCGAGCGGTTCCTCGGGCTGGAGACCGCCCGGGAGGGGCACGTCGTCCGCGTCGCGCCGGTGCAGGTCGTCGAGATCGCCTTCGACGGCGTGCAGCGCTCCTCGCGCTACCCCGGCGGCGTCGCGCTCCGCTTCGCCCGGGTGCTCCGCTACCGCGACGACAAGGCGGCGTCCGAGGCCGACACGCTCGCGACGGTGCAGGCGTTCCTCGCCTGAGCCGCCGCTCACCGCCACGGGAGCCGCCGCGAGCGTCACAGACGTGCAACTGGGTGTGACAGCTGTCCTACGATCGCCCGGTGAGCACTGGCCCCCGGCGCGTCCCCGAGTCCGACGGACGCCGGCGGGCAGCGGCGGCGCGGCGCCGGGTGCGCGAGGCCGAGATCATCGCCGCCACCCGGCAGCACTTCGACACCCGCGGCGCCGGCGAGGCGCAGATCGAGGACGTCGCCGCGGCCGTCGGCATCAACCGCGCGATCGTCTACCGCGTCTTCACCGGCAAGGAGGAGCTGTTCGCCCTCACCCTGGTCAGCTACCTCGACGAGCTGCGCGAGGCCCTCGCCGCCGCAGCTGGGGCGGCCACCTCGCCCGCCGGGCGGCTGAGCGGCATCGTCGGCGCCTTCGTCGACTACGGCGTCGCGCACCCGGCGTTCGTCGACTGCGCGCAGTCGCTGATGCGCCGCCGCGGCGACGAGCTGCTCGACGAGATCTCCGAGGGTGCGCTGTTCCGCCTCGGCCGGGCGATCTCGTCGTGCCTGACGATCCTGTCCACGACCCTCGAGGACGGCGTCCGCGCCGGTGACTTCGCCGCGTCGGTCGACCCGGTCCTGGTGGCCAACACGCTCTACGCCTCCGGCCTGGGCGCGCTGCAGCTCGCCCACGTCGGCATCCTCGTCGAGGAGGCCGCACCCGGCATCCCGACGGTCGGCACGATCACCGCCGACCAGGTGCGCGCGCACCTGGTCGCCTCGGCGCTGGGGCTGACCCGGCCGTAGCGGCCGGGGCGGTCAGGCGCGCTCGAGCAGCGCCACCACGCCCTGCCCGCCAGCCGCGCAGATCGAGATCACGCCGCGGCCGGTGCCGCCCTCGGACGTCGCGAGCAGCTTGGCCAGCACGTTGACGATCCGTCCGCCGGTCGCCGCGAACGGGTGGCCGGCCGCGAGCGAGGAGCCGTGCACGTTGAGTCGGCTGCGGTCGATCGGGCCGAGCGGGCCGTCGAGCCCGAGCCGCTGCTGGCAGAAGACCGGGTCCTCCCAGGCGGCGAGCGTGGCGAGCACCTGGGAGGCGAAGGCCTCGTGGATCTCGTAGTAGTCGAAGTCCTGGAGGCTCAGCCCGTTGCGGGCCAGCATCCGCGGCATCGCGTACGCCGGCGCCATCAGCAGGCCCTCGCCGCCGTTGACGTGGTCGACGGCGGCGGTCTCGAAGTCCGACAGGTAGGCCAGGACCGGCAGGCCCCGCTCGGCGGCCCACTCCTCCGAGGCCAGCAGCACCACGGAGGCGCCGTCGGTCAGCGGCGTCGAGTTGCCGGCGGTCATCGTGGCCGCCTCGCCCCGGCCGAAGACCGGCTTGAGCCGCCCGAGCTTCTCGACGGTGGAGTCGCCGCGCAGGTTGGTGTCGCGCTCGACGCCGCGGAACGGCGTCACCTGGTCGTCGAGGAACCCCGCGTCGTAGGCCGCGGCCAGCTTCTGGTGCGAGGCCGCCGCGAGCTCGTCCTGCGCCTCACGGGTGACCTGCCACTCCAGCGCGGTCAGCGCGGCGTGCTCCCCCATCGACAGCCCGGTGCGCGGCTCGCCGTTCTGCGGGACCTCCAGGCCGATGTCGCCGGGCCGGATGGCGGCCAGGGCCTTGATCCGCGAGGCGGTGTCGCGGGCGGCGTTGACCTTCATCAGCTTCCGGCGGAGCCGGTCGCTGATCGCGACCGGCGCGTCGGACGTGGTGTCGGTGCCGCCCGCGATGCCGACGTCGATCTGCCCGAGGGCGATCTTGTTGGCCACCTGGATCGTCGCCTGCAGCCCGGTGCCGCACGCCTGCTGGATGTCGGTCGCGGGCGTCTCGGGCGACAGGCGGGACCCGAGGACCGACTCGCGCGCGAGGTTGAAGTCGCGGGCGTGCTTGAGCACCGCGCCGGCCACGACCTCACCGAGGCGCTCGCCCTCCAGCCCGAACCGGGCGACGAGCCCGTCGATGGCGGCGGTGAGCATCTCCTGGTTGGACGCCTCGGCGTAGACCGAGCTGGACCGGGCGAAGGGTATCCGGTTGCCACCGACGACGGCGACCCGGCGGGTACGTTCGTTCATGCGACCATACTGGCCGGTAACACCGCGTCGCGAAAGCCGGTGAGGGCCACGTCACGAAATGTGGACTCCGAGTTACACCCGTAGTTGCATCACCTGGTCAGACCATCACCGAGAGCGAGGCAGCAGCCGCCATGAGCGACAAGTATCAGGGCTTCACGTCGACCCCGGTCGGCAGGATCCTGGTGAGGAACCTGGGACTTCCCGACCCCACCCGCCTCGAGCGCTGGACCGAGGGCGCACCGCTGGTCGACGGCACCGTGCTGGTCGGTGGCTCCGGCCGCCTGGCCGAGTCGCTGCCCTCCCTGCTCGGCACGCTCGGGGTCACCGTGACCACCGTCGCGCCGGAGGAGGGACGCCTCAAGGGTCTCGTCCTCGACGCCACCGGCCTGACGTCGTCGTCCGAGCTGGTCGCGCTGCGCCAGTTCTTCACCCCCGTGCTCCGCCGCCTGGCCACGTGCGGCCGCGTCGTCGTGCTCGGGACGCCGCCCGAGCTGGTCCGCGGCGCGGAGCGGGTCGCGCAGCGCGCGCTCGAGGGCTTCACGCGCAGCCTGGGCAAGGAGGTCGGGCACGGCAGCACCGTCCAGCTCGTGCACGTCGCCGACGGCGCCGAGAGCGGCGTCGCCAGCACGCTGGCGTTCCTGCTGTCGCCGAAGTCCGCCTACGTGTCCGGCCAGGTGGTCCGCATCGGCGCGCACGGCGTCACCGACGTGCCCGTCGTCGCCACGCCCGAGGACCTGGTCGCCCCGCTGGCCGGCAGGGTCGCCCTCGTCACCGGCGCCAGCCGCGGCATCGGCGAGCAGATCGCCCGCGTGCTGCACCGCGACGGGGCGAGGGTCGTCGGGGTCGACGTCCCCCAGGCGGCCAGCGAGCTGCAGGCGCTGATGAAGGAGCTCGACGGCGACTGGCTGACCCTCGACATCACCGGCAAGGACGCCCCGCAGCGCATCGCCCACCACCTGCGCAGCAAGCACGGCGGGGTCGACGTCGTCGTCCACAACGCCGGCATCACCCGCGACCGGAAGCTCGCCAACATGGACGACGCCCGCTGGGAGTCGGTCGTCGCGGTGAACCTGACCGCGCCCGAGCTGATCACGCGCGAGCTGCTCGAGCAGGACCTCGTCCGCGACCACGGCGCCATCGTCGGGGTCGCCTCGATCGCCGGCATCGCCGGCAACGTGGGCCAGACCAACTACGCGGCCTCCAAGGCCGGCGTGATCGGCCTGGTCGACTCCCTGGCCGACGAGCTCGCCGAGCAGGGGCGTGGCATCACCGTCAACGCCGTCGCGCCCGGGTTCATCGTCACCCAGATGACCGCCGCGGTGCCGTTCGCGACCCGCGAGGTGGGCCAGCGGCTGAACGCGATGGCCCAGGGCGGCCTGCCGGTCGACGTCGCCGAGACGATCGCCTGGTACGCCCACCCCGCCTCGAGCCTGGTCAACGGCAACGTCGTGCGGGTCTGCGGCCAGATGATGCTGGGGGCCTAGCCGTGAGCACCCCGCGCACGAGCCCGGTCACCGTCCTGCTGCGCGCCGCCCTCCCGTCGGTCCCCGTCGTCAACCGGCTGCCCGGCGTCCGCAAGGCCCCGGCGTCCCGCTTCACCGGCCTCGTGCGGACCGCGCCGCCGGTCACGATCGACCGCGCGCACGTCGAGCGGTACGCCCGCGTCTGCGGCTTTCCGGCCAAGGACGTCGTCCCGCTCCCCTACCCGCACCTGCTCGCCTTCGGCATGCAGATGGCGATGATGAGCGACCAGGCCTTCCCGGCCCCGGCGATCGGCATGGTGCACGTGGCGAACTCGATCACCCAGCACCGGCCGGTCGCGGTCGGCGAGTCGGTGAGCGTCACCGCGCGGGTCGGGGCGCCGCTCCCGCACCCGCGGGGCACGGTGTACGAGTTCGTCACCGAGGTCCGCGCCGACGACGAGCTGGTGT
It encodes the following:
- a CDS encoding MaoC/PaaZ C-terminal domain-containing protein; translated protein: MSTPRTSPVTVLLRAALPSVPVVNRLPGVRKAPASRFTGLVRTAPPVTIDRAHVERYARVCGFPAKDVVPLPYPHLLAFGMQMAMMSDQAFPAPAIGMVHVANSITQHRPVAVGESVSVTARVGAPLPHPRGTVYEFVTEVRADDELVWQEVSAYLRRGRGDAAAVYGTVPPAVEPGGIPWRLPADLGRRYAAVSGDRNPIHLHPLTARALGFPRQIAHGMWTLARCVAALENRLPDAVRVDVAFKRPVLLPGTVVLGTARVEGDGDTVPGWGFGLTSPTGTTHLTGRTAHPGLG